Proteins encoded together in one Variovorax paradoxus EPS window:
- a CDS encoding sugar ABC transporter ATP-binding protein — protein sequence MQVSSQALAGEVLVEARGAARSFGAVQALRGVDLQLRRGECVGLVGHNGAGKSTLVNILCGALAPDRGELHFAGRPADGAAWSLREARRWGLRCVFQELSLCDNLTLAENMRIAQPQSAEWAWRKRAGAQLMATLDRIFPGHGLRPDDVVGELPIGKRQIVEVARAFTPGAQPLELMILDEPTSSLDGQAAAQLLAYIRSFVAEGKTCVLITHKLREIFAVTDRLVVMRDGQVVQATPTAETDRERLVSAMGQAVVNDAPQAAAARTRTAGGHTQTVQDVVQVQASAQRGIALHAARGEVIGLAGLAGHGQTAMLLALQEASQHNGKDAIRVEGGTAFVAGDRQTDGVFALWSIARNMTVGWLAQLRARSPLIDLKQEQQQAQQWRQRLGLVTPDMDLPIGSLSGGNQQKVLFARALGSTAPVILMDDPMRGVDVGTKRDVYALIREEARGGRTFVWYTTEFDELHHCDRVYVFSNGRVVGELAGDDISEERVVALSFEEAAA from the coding sequence ATGCAAGTCTCATCGCAAGCCCTCGCCGGCGAGGTGCTGGTCGAGGCGCGCGGCGCGGCAAGGTCCTTCGGGGCCGTCCAGGCGCTGCGCGGCGTCGACCTGCAACTGCGGCGCGGCGAATGCGTGGGCCTGGTCGGGCACAACGGTGCGGGCAAGTCCACGCTGGTCAACATCCTGTGCGGCGCGCTGGCACCCGACCGCGGCGAGCTGCACTTTGCCGGCCGGCCGGCGGACGGCGCCGCGTGGAGCCTGCGCGAGGCGCGGCGCTGGGGCCTGCGCTGCGTGTTCCAGGAGCTGTCGCTGTGCGACAACCTCACGCTCGCGGAGAACATGCGCATCGCGCAGCCGCAGTCGGCCGAATGGGCCTGGCGCAAGCGCGCGGGCGCGCAGTTGATGGCCACCCTGGACCGCATCTTTCCAGGCCACGGCCTGCGGCCCGACGACGTGGTGGGCGAGCTGCCGATCGGCAAGCGCCAGATCGTCGAAGTGGCGCGTGCGTTCACGCCAGGCGCGCAGCCGCTCGAACTGATGATCCTGGACGAGCCGACCTCCTCGCTCGACGGACAGGCGGCCGCGCAGTTGCTGGCCTACATCCGCAGCTTCGTGGCCGAGGGCAAGACCTGCGTGCTGATCACGCACAAGCTGCGCGAGATCTTCGCGGTGACCGACCGGCTGGTCGTGATGCGCGACGGGCAGGTGGTGCAGGCCACGCCGACCGCCGAGACCGACCGCGAACGGCTGGTCTCCGCGATGGGGCAAGCGGTTGTCAACGACGCGCCGCAGGCCGCAGCGGCTCGCACGCGCACGGCCGGAGGGCACACCCAGACCGTGCAGGACGTGGTGCAGGTGCAGGCCTCCGCGCAGCGCGGCATCGCCCTGCATGCGGCGCGCGGCGAGGTGATCGGCCTCGCGGGACTGGCCGGGCACGGGCAGACCGCGATGCTGCTCGCGCTGCAGGAAGCCTCGCAGCACAACGGCAAGGACGCGATACGCGTCGAGGGCGGCACCGCCTTCGTGGCCGGCGACCGGCAGACCGACGGCGTGTTCGCGCTCTGGTCCATCGCCCGCAACATGACGGTGGGCTGGCTCGCGCAATTGCGCGCCCGCAGCCCGCTGATCGACCTGAAGCAGGAACAGCAGCAGGCGCAGCAATGGCGCCAGCGCCTGGGCCTGGTCACACCCGACATGGACCTGCCCATCGGCTCGCTCTCGGGCGGCAACCAGCAGAAGGTGCTGTTCGCGCGGGCGCTGGGCTCCACGGCGCCGGTGATCCTGATGGACGACCCGATGCGCGGTGTCGATGTCGGCACCAAGCGCGACGTGTACGCGCTCATCCGCGAGGAGGCGCGCGGCGGCCGCACCTTCGTCTGGTACACGACCGAGTTCGACGAGTTGCATCACTGCGACCGCGTCTATGTGTTCAGCAACGGGCGCGTGGTCGGCGAACTGGCCGGCGACGACATCAGCGAGGAGCGCGTGGTGGCACTTTCATTCGAGGAGGCTGCGGCATGA